The DNA window GGAAACGCAGCAACTGATTGCTGGATTCTGGATGATTCAAGTGAGGTCCCTGGAGGAGGCGCTGGAGTGGGGGCGGCGCTGGCTGCATCCCCACGGAGGCTCCGACTCACAAATCGAGCTGCGTCAGGTGTTCGAGCCGAAAGATGCGTTGGTGGTGGAGGAAGAGCCCATGGTGCATGACGCGTGGCTGCATGCGGGCCGCTCGCGCTCTTGAGGGGAACGTGGTCCACTGCCGCTGAACGCGGAAGCGAGGTGGACACATGAAGGT is part of the Myxococcus landrumus genome and encodes:
- a CDS encoding YciI family protein, which translates into the protein MTMRFMLLLKASQDTESELWPSEALVREMDRYNDELVRAGVLLDAAGLHPSASGARIEFSQGKRTVTHGPFSETQQLIAGFWMIQVRSLEEALEWGRRWLHPHGGSDSQIELRQVFEPKDALVVEEEPMVHDAWLHAGRSRS